The following are encoded in a window of Castanea sativa cultivar Marrone di Chiusa Pesio chromosome 9, ASM4071231v1 genomic DNA:
- the LOC142610839 gene encoding putative ADP-ribosylation factor GTPase-activating protein AGD6, with translation MKKHLLQVKDGGYDHKVNETVTVVTAKTSEIGQKTWGIMKGVMAMASQKVEEYTKEGINWKTDNWQRNDSETNGYYQEFKQENKGWNSSPGGGQSSSTGHNSYSSSSWDDWDSKDNRKEESTKGAASHNSDGWAGWDDAKDDGYDNFYQSASDKKAVGHNGKSDSTWTGGGFL, from the coding sequence ATGAAAAAACATTTATTACAGGTGAAGGATGGCGGTTATGATCACAAGGTAAATGAAACTGTAACTGTTGTCACTGCAAAGACATCAGAGATTGGACAGAAGACGTGGGGGATCATGAAGGGGGTCATGGCAATGGCTTCACAGAAGGTTGAAGAGTACACTAAAGAAGGCATTAACTGGAAGACTGATAACTGGCAACGAAATGATAGTGAGACGAATGGATATTATCAAGAGTTTAAACAGGAGAACAAAGGATGGAATTCTTCACCTGGAGGAGGGCAGTCGTCGTCAACTGGGCACAATTCTTACAGTTCAAGTTCTTGGGATGATTGGGACAGCAAAGACAATAGGAAGGAAGAATCAACAAAGGGAGCAGCATCTCATAACAGTGATGGTTGGGCCGGCTGGGACGATGCCAAAGATGATGGATATGATAATTTCTACCAGAGTGCCTCAGATAAGAAAGCTGTTGGTCACAATGGGAAATCAGATTCAACTTGGACAGGGGGAGGATTTCTCTAA